From a single Brassica rapa cultivar Chiifu-401-42 chromosome A01, CAAS_Brap_v3.01, whole genome shotgun sequence genomic region:
- the LOC117127083 gene encoding glutathione S-transferase T2-like, whose amino-acid sequence MDSRNPLNPYSESPSYSYLLHSQNFQYGSYPSTQYPSEIPPYSSQQPDGPPEREDPAVASKERRQWTPADDEVVISAWLNTSKDAVVGNGQKSGTFWKRVAEYYESTPHAKESGEPRDWLHIKQRWQKINDLTNKFCGAYSAAERQITSGQSETDVLKMAYGYGTHFLELQVL is encoded by the coding sequence ATGGATTCAAGGAATCCATTGAATCCCTATAGTGAGTCCCCTAGTTATAGCTATCTTCTCCATAGCCAAAATTTTCAGTATGGAAGTTATCCTTCTACTCAGTATCCATCCGAGATACCTCCTTATAGTTCACAACAACCTGACGGTCCACCTGAACGTGAAGACCCAGCAGTTGCCTCTAAGGAGAGAAGGCAATGGACTCCAGCTGATGACGAGGTCGTCATAAGTGCTTGGCTCAACACATCTAAGGATGCAGTGGTTGGGAATGGACAAAAATCGGGGACGTTCTGGAAACGTGTTGCTGAGTACTATGAATCTACTCCACATGCTAAAGAGAGTGGTGAACCAAGAGACTGGCTCCATATTAAGCAGAGGTGGCAGAAGATTAATGACCTCACCAACAAATTTTGCGGTGCTTACTCGGCAGCGGAGAGACAGATAACTTCTGGTCAGAGCGAGACTGACGTCCTCAAGATGGCttatggatatggcacgcatttttTGGAGCTCCAGGTACTATGA